One genomic region from Leptospira tipperaryensis encodes:
- a CDS encoding exodeoxyribonuclease V subunit gamma codes for MSVTHITSLSLEDIAVELSKNILAERKVAPLHAPVIVIPSTNMKLWLNLNLSRINGLTANLRFQFLEKTLEEFYLRRAGFDFDPFHRTFPSQEANQRKILTFLIENRDQKEIRFLNSFLQSIPRAFSLSSKLTSLIKDYELNRSSWISSWAKEKGIEIPSISHRPSPFPKEDEYYLFQKELYQKVFLNPKEPSTLVQFLLKEAQKNPNHSPKEFPSLHLFCLSNLSDTYLGILESLSKRDRLPIYLYQFHTGANRNHKDSFGPRSWSNPQIHIAARMEKIEGNTSTHLETSHTFPPKLDALRTLLDGKQNTREQIGIASDTSVRFWNAPSAYREMEAVANDILYKMNLNSKLTYLDFAILVTDMKTYRPTVEWVLDGGILLQSSQNEKAVDPFPVRKKIPYSLTDIKANDASLLYRGLINVWEICSSPTIEKNSLLRLLRNPLLQTKLRIHPQSILDLENLIDSTGMIYEEEGRENDSFQISNGMRRIRLSSILSKETAWTKYKIPPIDLESEENSFYLTQLWETILRTKRNVLSIFKNKTNQWNPEYFRILRNSLEELFEFSEEYEQEAKLFFGWLESLNEWDGIRLQNEKDGVALLKFITEQTFDQIPYRKGAYLTGGVTISLLQPMRPIPFKHIYILGLGEGKFPGNNDRSQLNLRKDLREEWDISRREIQESLLWETIHSAKESLTLSYVGKNLQEDKTFEPCSHLFEIMESFGVQEAIKLPLHSYSIKYKHTQEEMAQGLVSFDFARTWVNGDRRGQKLFDRFQNLDDLKKVSTDFPVNEIDLREISQFLSDPLDTYLKKKLGMYLDEEEPADAEGEPFDLDAIAEANILKKMHAVMMPSLVSKEPWSWNEETISSALIPILEKEKQSARFPQSVFGKIQEADLLGYLKLTSELLAGWKPLFQGGRYYSYLSLGDTGLPEDLCKKIPELTVSLQSGKNVKIKGEWEHVVEKDGVLYWLFPKSLEDKPSENFYGYKDYWKVMSFPFLTGVAFSTLGENFKIYSFKARPSEDAKKKNFLPIQYLPEESALGQEYFQKIAELYLQEKPVFFPRKAFLSYYVKNIQGSSGKKTTPDNVAKFDDENAWKNYLKEELDSVRESLSSLVKLYRQTPDLILRSSIHWAKDFYKPFLDWKKDL; via the coding sequence TTGTCAGTCACGCATATCACAAGTCTATCGCTCGAAGATATCGCGGTCGAACTCTCAAAAAATATTTTGGCGGAGAGAAAGGTAGCTCCCTTGCACGCACCCGTGATCGTGATTCCCAGCACGAACATGAAACTCTGGTTGAATCTCAATCTTTCTCGTATCAATGGACTGACTGCCAATCTTCGTTTTCAATTCTTAGAAAAAACTCTTGAAGAATTTTATCTCCGAAGAGCCGGTTTTGATTTTGATCCGTTTCATCGAACCTTCCCGAGTCAAGAAGCGAATCAAAGAAAGATTCTAACCTTCCTGATCGAAAATCGAGATCAAAAAGAAATTCGTTTTCTAAATTCTTTCTTACAGAGTATTCCTCGGGCGTTTTCGCTCAGCTCAAAACTGACTTCGCTTATCAAAGACTACGAATTAAATCGATCGAGTTGGATTTCTTCTTGGGCGAAAGAAAAAGGAATCGAAATTCCTTCGATCTCACATCGCCCTTCTCCTTTTCCAAAGGAAGACGAATATTATCTTTTTCAAAAAGAACTCTATCAAAAAGTTTTTCTCAATCCCAAAGAACCGAGCACCTTGGTTCAGTTTCTTTTGAAAGAAGCACAAAAAAATCCGAATCATTCTCCAAAGGAATTTCCTTCTCTTCATCTTTTCTGTTTGTCCAATCTTTCGGATACGTATCTTGGAATTTTAGAATCACTTTCCAAACGGGATCGACTTCCGATCTATCTCTATCAATTTCATACGGGAGCAAACCGGAATCACAAAGATTCTTTCGGTCCTCGAAGCTGGTCCAATCCTCAGATTCATATAGCCGCGAGAATGGAGAAGATCGAAGGCAACACTTCGACTCATCTCGAAACCTCTCATACGTTTCCTCCAAAGTTAGACGCGCTTCGGACTTTACTGGATGGAAAACAAAATACAAGGGAACAAATCGGAATCGCATCGGACACGTCGGTGCGGTTTTGGAACGCGCCTTCCGCGTATCGTGAAATGGAAGCAGTCGCAAACGACATTCTTTATAAGATGAATCTGAATTCTAAGTTAACGTATTTGGATTTTGCGATCCTCGTGACGGATATGAAGACCTATCGTCCTACCGTTGAATGGGTGTTAGACGGAGGAATCCTTTTACAAAGTTCACAAAACGAAAAGGCGGTCGATCCGTTTCCCGTTCGTAAAAAAATTCCGTATTCCCTCACGGACATCAAGGCAAACGACGCGTCCTTATTGTATAGAGGTTTGATCAACGTCTGGGAAATCTGCTCGAGTCCTACGATTGAAAAAAACAGCCTACTCCGTTTACTTAGAAACCCTCTTTTGCAGACAAAGCTTAGAATTCATCCACAATCGATTTTGGATCTGGAGAATCTAATCGATTCTACCGGGATGATCTACGAAGAAGAAGGACGTGAAAACGATTCCTTTCAGATTTCGAATGGTATGAGAAGAATTCGGTTGTCCTCGATTCTATCGAAGGAAACTGCGTGGACAAAATACAAAATTCCCCCGATCGACTTGGAATCCGAAGAAAATTCTTTCTATCTCACGCAACTCTGGGAAACGATCCTTAGAACAAAAAGAAACGTCCTTTCCATCTTCAAAAATAAAACCAACCAATGGAATCCGGAATACTTTAGAATATTAAGAAATTCTTTAGAAGAACTCTTTGAATTTTCGGAAGAATACGAACAGGAAGCGAAACTTTTTTTCGGATGGCTGGAATCTCTCAACGAATGGGACGGAATCCGTCTCCAAAACGAAAAAGACGGAGTCGCTCTTCTCAAGTTCATCACGGAACAGACTTTCGATCAAATCCCGTATCGAAAGGGTGCCTACCTCACCGGCGGAGTTACGATTTCTCTTTTACAACCGATGCGCCCGATTCCATTCAAACACATCTATATCTTAGGATTGGGAGAAGGAAAATTTCCGGGAAACAACGATCGATCCCAACTCAACCTCAGAAAAGATCTCAGAGAAGAATGGGACATTTCCCGCAGAGAAATCCAAGAATCTCTTTTGTGGGAAACCATTCATTCCGCGAAGGAATCTCTGACCTTGAGTTATGTGGGAAAAAATCTCCAAGAAGACAAAACCTTCGAACCTTGTTCTCATCTTTTCGAGATCATGGAATCTTTTGGAGTTCAAGAAGCGATCAAACTTCCGTTGCATTCGTATAGTATAAAATACAAACATACCCAGGAAGAGATGGCGCAGGGCCTCGTGAGCTTCGACTTTGCAAGGACCTGGGTAAACGGAGATCGGCGCGGCCAAAAACTTTTCGATCGATTTCAAAATCTCGACGATTTAAAAAAAGTTTCTACTGATTTTCCAGTGAACGAAATCGACCTTCGTGAAATTTCCCAATTCCTCAGCGATCCTCTCGATACTTATCTCAAAAAAAAATTAGGGATGTATCTGGACGAAGAAGAGCCGGCCGATGCCGAAGGAGAACCTTTCGACTTGGATGCGATCGCCGAAGCAAATATATTAAAAAAAATGCATGCAGTAATGATGCCTAGCCTCGTATCGAAAGAACCTTGGTCCTGGAACGAGGAAACGATCTCTTCCGCCCTCATTCCTATTTTAGAAAAAGAAAAACAATCGGCTCGATTTCCTCAGTCAGTCTTCGGAAAAATCCAAGAAGCCGATCTACTAGGATATCTCAAGCTTACCAGCGAACTCCTCGCAGGTTGGAAGCCGCTCTTCCAAGGCGGAAGATATTATTCTTATTTGAGTTTGGGAGATACGGGTCTGCCCGAAGATCTTTGTAAAAAAATTCCGGAACTTACCGTTTCCTTACAATCCGGTAAAAACGTAAAGATCAAAGGAGAATGGGAGCACGTCGTCGAAAAAGACGGAGTTCTCTATTGGCTTTTTCCAAAGAGCCTCGAAGACAAACCTTCCGAAAACTTTTACGGCTACAAGGACTACTGGAAAGTCATGAGTTTTCCGTTTCTTACCGGAGTCGCCTTTTCTACGTTAGGCGAGAATTTTAAAATTTATTCTTTCAAAGCGCGGCCTTCCGAGGACGCAAAAAAGAAAAACTTTCTTCCCATACAATATTTGCCGGAAGAATCCGCACTGGGACAAGAGTACTTTCAAAAAATAGCAGAACTCTATCTCCAAGAGAAGCCGGTCTTTTTTCCGAGAAAAGCTTTTCTGAGTTACTATGTAAAAAATATACAAGGAAGCTCCGGAAAAAAGACAACGCCGGATAACGTAGCAAAATTCGACGACGAGAACGCGTGGAAAAATTATCTCAAAGAAGAATTGGATTCCGTAAGAGAAAGCCTTTCTTCTCTTGTAAAACTCTATCGTCAAACACCGGACTTGATCTTACGTTCCTCAATCCACTGGGCAAAAGATTTTTATAAACCTTTCTTAGATTGGAAGAAGGATCTATGA
- a CDS encoding RecQ family ATP-dependent DNA helicase, protein MPSVSELKTFFGISSFRTSQEKIITDVLSGKNCLVIMPTGMGKSICYQLPALAMEGMTIVISPLIALMHDQVSKLKTLDIDAGYINSSLSKEDRIKSYENLKRGKYKILYVSPERFRKRAFLDAIRDRKVSLLAIDEAHCISQWGHDFRPDYTKISEFREILRRPVTIALTATATSEIQKDIVRQIGLEESEIEVYNEGICRPNLFLDVRTFVDEPSKMDAIVDLLRKQKESTIVYFNLIKNIEKFSEKLDIQKIPHRIYHGQLAPDQRKRVQNQFLKSDNTVLLATNAFGMGVDKPNIRTIIHAELPSSLESYYQEIGRAGRDGNASDCHVFYIQDDLTVLMEFIEWQNPDEIFIGRVFQTMQHLGEKLSSLTYEELQGKVVHRNRGDHRLQTVLNLFERHGVTSGELERNSLRLRGPLPDALLSPELLDLKKKTSLKRLYQMLLYLKSEKCRREFVYEYFDAVFPGCGNCDVCRLANESDR, encoded by the coding sequence ATGCCCTCCGTCTCCGAACTCAAAACTTTTTTTGGGATTTCTTCTTTTAGAACTTCGCAAGAGAAGATTATCACCGACGTTCTTTCCGGAAAGAACTGTCTCGTCATCATGCCTACGGGAATGGGCAAATCGATCTGTTATCAACTGCCCGCCTTGGCGATGGAAGGAATGACGATCGTCATTTCTCCGCTGATTGCCCTTATGCACGATCAGGTTTCAAAACTCAAAACCCTGGACATCGACGCCGGTTATATCAATTCTTCTTTGTCTAAAGAGGATCGGATTAAGAGTTATGAAAATCTAAAAAGAGGGAAGTATAAGATTCTTTATGTTTCTCCGGAGCGATTTCGAAAGCGCGCGTTTTTGGATGCGATTCGGGATCGAAAGGTTTCTTTGCTCGCGATCGACGAGGCACATTGTATCAGTCAGTGGGGTCACGACTTTCGACCGGATTATACAAAGATTTCCGAGTTTCGCGAGATTCTTCGCAGACCCGTGACGATCGCGTTAACCGCCACAGCAACCTCTGAGATTCAGAAAGACATCGTTCGTCAGATCGGTTTGGAAGAATCGGAGATCGAAGTTTACAACGAGGGAATCTGCAGACCGAATTTATTTTTAGACGTTCGCACTTTTGTCGACGAGCCTTCTAAGATGGATGCGATCGTGGATCTTCTGAGAAAACAAAAAGAAAGCACGATCGTATATTTTAATCTCATCAAAAATATAGAAAAGTTTAGCGAGAAACTCGATATACAAAAAATTCCTCATCGGATCTATCACGGACAGTTGGCTCCGGATCAAAGAAAACGTGTTCAAAATCAATTTCTAAAGTCGGACAACACGGTCCTTCTTGCGACCAATGCATTTGGAATGGGAGTGGATAAACCGAACATACGAACGATCATTCACGCGGAACTTCCATCGTCCCTAGAAAGTTATTATCAAGAGATCGGTCGAGCGGGAAGAGACGGCAATGCCTCCGATTGTCACGTATTTTATATCCAAGACGATCTTACCGTGTTGATGGAATTTATCGAATGGCAAAATCCGGACGAGATTTTTATCGGAAGAGTTTTTCAAACGATGCAACATTTAGGAGAAAAATTGTCTTCTCTTACTTACGAAGAATTACAGGGAAAAGTCGTTCATAGAAATCGTGGAGACCATCGTCTTCAGACCGTGCTCAACCTTTTTGAAAGACACGGAGTCACCTCCGGAGAATTGGAAAGAAATTCGCTGAGACTCAGAGGGCCTTTGCCGGACGCACTCCTATCTCCGGAACTCTTGGACTTAAAAAAGAAAACGAGTCTCAAACGTTTGTATCAGATGCTTCTTTATCTCAAATCCGAAAAGTGTAGAAGAGAATTTGTATATGAGTATTTTGATGCGGTCTTTCCCGGTTGTGGAAACTGCGACGTTTGTCGTTTGGCGAACGAATCCGATCGTTGA
- a CDS encoding adenylate/guanylate cyclase domain-containing protein, with product MIQNYLFKIYETLSHSLDRNRMSNSVREILEQEERNGAIIVNRFRYGISLFFLFLVFGTANTISDLVANLVFLFLFLGSTVLNTWVLAQKKKSINPFLDYASLFFDFFITLGLPIYFSLKVSPENFAHVLKNPSLFLLIVPIALTALQFRIKLVLLSMILFLVSWSGLIFIGLKSGVPLTNDWKEYILGSGVILSDLIFRPIPFLILGFILSFTTYRAISMIRRIGNLESRRASLARFFSPSVVEELSKSEGELGPGVRQKVTILFSDIRNFTRMSEEMDPVDLAKFLTDFRNRMTDAIFESGGSIDKFIGDAIMGTFGTPKPSTIPGLDSNNAVKAGKKMLAALKGLNSERAASGLAAIEIGIGVHTGEVFCGTIGSEGRMEYTVIGDAVNTASRIESLCKFFESEFLVSEEVYLELNSGVDTVKMPPVQVKGKEQKVQVYKLSTE from the coding sequence ATGATTCAGAATTATCTCTTTAAAATTTACGAGACGCTCTCCCATTCTTTGGATAGGAATCGTATGTCCAACAGCGTAAGAGAGATTCTCGAACAAGAAGAGAGAAACGGAGCGATCATCGTAAATCGATTTCGTTATGGAATCTCCTTATTCTTTCTCTTTCTCGTCTTTGGAACCGCGAATACAATATCGGATTTAGTCGCAAACCTAGTGTTTCTTTTTCTTTTTCTCGGAAGCACCGTTTTGAACACGTGGGTTCTCGCTCAAAAGAAAAAATCGATCAATCCTTTCTTGGATTACGCGAGTCTATTTTTCGATTTTTTTATTACACTCGGTCTTCCGATTTATTTTAGTCTGAAAGTGAGTCCCGAAAACTTCGCTCACGTACTAAAAAATCCGAGTTTGTTTCTTTTGATCGTTCCGATCGCCCTAACGGCTCTTCAGTTTCGAATCAAACTCGTTCTTCTATCGATGATCTTATTTTTAGTATCCTGGTCGGGTTTGATTTTTATCGGACTTAAATCCGGGGTTCCCCTCACGAACGATTGGAAAGAATATATCCTCGGTTCGGGCGTAATATTAAGCGACTTGATTTTCAGACCGATTCCATTTTTGATCCTCGGTTTTATACTTTCCTTCACGACCTACCGAGCGATCTCGATGATACGAAGAATCGGAAATTTGGAATCACGTCGCGCTTCTTTGGCTCGTTTTTTTTCACCATCCGTCGTGGAAGAATTGAGTAAGTCGGAAGGAGAACTCGGTCCCGGTGTGAGACAAAAGGTTACGATTCTCTTTTCGGACATTCGCAATTTTACAAGAATGTCCGAAGAGATGGATCCGGTCGATCTTGCTAAGTTTCTTACGGACTTTCGAAATCGTATGACCGATGCCATCTTCGAATCCGGCGGAAGCATCGATAAATTTATCGGCGACGCGATTATGGGAACCTTTGGAACTCCTAAGCCTTCGACGATACCTGGATTGGATTCTAACAACGCGGTAAAGGCGGGGAAAAAAATGTTGGCGGCTTTGAAAGGACTAAATTCCGAAAGAGCGGCTTCCGGTTTGGCGGCGATTGAAATCGGGATCGGAGTTCATACCGGGGAAGTCTTCTGCGGAACGATCGGTTCGGAAGGTAGAATGGAATACACCGTGATAGGAGATGCAGTCAATACCGCTTCCAGAATCGAATCGCTTTGTAAATTTTTTGAATCCGAATTCTTAGTTTCCGAAGAAGTTTATTTAGAATTGAATTCAGGCGTTGACACGGTCAAAATGCCTCCGGTTCAGGTAAAAGGGAAGGAACAAAAAGTACAGGTTTACAAACTCTCCACAGAGTAA
- a CDS encoding SRPBCC family protein: MKILLYIIGGLVALIAVLALIAPKDFQLEREIVINKPKKQVFDQIRFLKNHEQWNAWSKKDPKMKKEFKGIDGTVGFMSSWESEHPEVGTAEQEIKSILEGERLETQIRFKKPFEASFISYATTQAIGENQTKVSLGMSDRMSFPVTVISFIVNVCFNQQKKIIDNMDESLSNLKTILEK; encoded by the coding sequence ATGAAGATTTTATTATACATCATCGGCGGATTGGTTGCTCTCATCGCGGTTCTCGCCTTGATCGCGCCGAAAGACTTTCAATTAGAAAGGGAAATCGTAATCAACAAACCAAAAAAACAGGTATTTGATCAAATCCGATTCCTGAAGAATCACGAGCAGTGGAACGCTTGGTCCAAAAAAGATCCCAAGATGAAAAAGGAATTTAAGGGAATCGATGGAACCGTCGGCTTTATGAGTTCTTGGGAAAGCGAACATCCGGAAGTCGGGACCGCAGAACAAGAAATCAAAAGTATCCTGGAAGGTGAAAGATTGGAAACTCAGATTCGTTTTAAAAAACCTTTCGAGGCAAGTTTTATTTCTTACGCAACGACACAAGCGATCGGAGAAAATCAGACAAAGGTTTCATTGGGAATGTCCGATCGTATGTCTTTTCCGGTTACCGTGATCAGCTTTATCGTAAACGTTTGTTTTAATCAGCAAAAGAAGATCATCGATAATATGGATGAAAGTCTTTCGAATTTAAAAACGATCTTGGAAAAATAA
- a CDS encoding amidase: MISTPLLEVMKNSHSKENANFNTHGTISDLSEQIRSGKISPLEVVTKCLERIEKLNSKLNAFITVTAEQALKESELAQNEIQNGNWKGPLHGIPIGIKDMFDTAGVRTTAAFEHFQNRIPKEDAVSVKKLKEAGAIIIGKTNMHELAIGTTSIDSYFGSVHNPWNRKYIAGGSSGGSAAAVASGLCYATLDTDAIGSCRLPAACCGVIGFKPTYGSISLEGVLAGEKADEKILRIAHAAFMSRSVEDAKILMNVLVNRTIEAGKPTDKISKFRIGNVLNFQATPEVRNTFEKIKDVLFSLGHTFQDMEIPIAPNFDSRTMEEDRKGIKNLLFKEVDVLILPTTTESVPKIQSVAKKGPIALSADNTFFCNYYGLPAISIPCGFDTNGLPIGFQIVGAPEGERQVLELAEQYQNVTQWHLRYPK, from the coding sequence ATGATTTCCACTCCGTTATTGGAAGTTATGAAAAATTCTCACTCAAAAGAAAATGCAAATTTCAACACCCACGGAACGATCTCCGATCTCAGCGAACAAATCCGATCCGGAAAAATTTCTCCCCTAGAAGTTGTGACAAAATGTTTGGAAAGAATTGAAAAACTCAATTCAAAACTCAACGCATTCATTACCGTAACGGCGGAGCAAGCCCTCAAAGAATCCGAACTCGCACAAAACGAAATTCAAAACGGAAACTGGAAAGGCCCCCTTCATGGAATTCCAATCGGGATCAAAGATATGTTCGATACCGCCGGAGTCCGCACAACGGCCGCCTTTGAACACTTTCAAAATCGGATCCCGAAAGAAGACGCCGTCTCCGTAAAAAAACTCAAAGAGGCAGGCGCGATCATAATCGGTAAAACGAATATGCACGAACTCGCCATAGGAACCACATCGATCGACAGTTATTTTGGTTCCGTACACAACCCTTGGAACCGGAAATACATCGCGGGCGGCTCTTCGGGAGGTTCCGCGGCGGCAGTCGCATCGGGTCTTTGTTATGCGACATTGGACACGGACGCGATCGGCTCCTGTAGATTGCCCGCAGCTTGTTGCGGCGTTATCGGTTTCAAACCAACTTATGGTTCCATTAGTTTGGAAGGAGTTCTCGCGGGTGAAAAAGCGGATGAAAAGATTTTAAGAATTGCCCACGCCGCGTTTATGAGTCGAAGCGTAGAGGATGCAAAAATTCTAATGAACGTTCTCGTAAATCGTACAATCGAAGCGGGAAAACCGACCGACAAGATTTCCAAATTTAGAATCGGGAACGTTCTCAACTTTCAGGCAACGCCGGAAGTCCGAAACACTTTTGAAAAAATCAAAGACGTTCTCTTTTCTTTGGGACATACGTTTCAAGATATGGAAATTCCCATCGCTCCTAACTTCGACTCCAGAACAATGGAAGAGGATCGAAAGGGAATAAAAAATCTGCTTTTTAAAGAAGTGGACGTTTTGATTCTACCGACGACAACGGAGTCCGTTCCCAAAATACAATCCGTAGCCAAAAAAGGTCCGATCGCCCTTTCCGCCGACAATACTTTTTTTTGTAACTACTACGGACTTCCCGCGATCAGCATACCTTGCGGATTCGATACAAACGGTTTACCGATCGGATTTCAAATCGTAGGCGCTCCCGAAGGGGAGCGACAAGTGTTAGAGTTAGCCGAACAATATCAGAACGTCACCCAGTGGCATCTTCGATATCCGAAATGA
- a CDS encoding DoxX family protein: MKEKIFGLRPISTDVAAFLLRLIFGGLFIHFGYSKLVGFDQILPLFPDLIGIGSKTSLILVVFAEFFCGIFVTIGLLTRLTVIPIFITMFVAFFIAHAKDTFQVKTLAFTYLLISVVVFVLGSGKFSLDKYILPKFKK, encoded by the coding sequence ATGAAAGAAAAAATATTCGGACTCAGACCTATCAGCACGGACGTCGCCGCATTTCTACTCCGACTGATATTCGGAGGACTCTTTATCCACTTCGGATATTCGAAGCTGGTCGGGTTTGATCAGATTCTTCCCTTGTTTCCGGATCTGATCGGGATCGGATCCAAAACCTCTCTGATTCTTGTCGTATTTGCGGAATTCTTTTGTGGAATTTTTGTGACAATCGGTCTATTGACTCGCCTAACAGTGATTCCAATTTTTATAACGATGTTCGTCGCATTCTTTATCGCACACGCAAAGGATACGTTTCAAGTAAAAACTTTGGCCTTTACTTATCTTTTGATTTCAGTCGTAGTATTTGTCTTGGGAAGCGGGAAGTTTTCTCTGGATAAATACATTCTTCCAAAATTTAAAAAATAA
- a CDS encoding MFS transporter, whose amino-acid sequence MTQTQTNTNLAGRKEWIGLAVIALPCLLYAMDLTVLYLAVPHLTEDLKPSGSQLLWIVDIYGFLVAGFLVTMGTLGDRIGRRKLLMIGAFAFGVASVLAAFSKTAEMLIATRALLGITAATLAPSTLSLIRNMFLDSNQRTVAIGIWGTSFSIGGAIGPLIGGLLLEHFWWGSVFLLSVPVMVLLLIVGPKLLPEFKDPYAGSLDILSAALSLLSVLSVIFGLKQVAENGWGIVSFLSIVFGLLVGVIFIRRQKRLKDPMIDLELFKVPAFSAALIANSLTIFVGLGSFLFLAQYLQLVLGLSPMEAGLWTLPSAAGNVVGSMTVPMLVRKIRPIFVVAAGLVLTVIGMLFYSLVTDQTGLSYVVIGSVILSLGICSVVILGTDVIVGSAPPEKAGAAASISETGVEFGGVLGIAVLGSIGTAVYKSRMKNILPEGISPESMEAAKGTLGAAVAIAKELPEQLGPSLLIPAKQAFTDSFQLVAVLCAGIALILAIAVIALRKSLEKGEEV is encoded by the coding sequence ATGACTCAGACTCAAACAAATACAAACCTCGCGGGAAGAAAGGAATGGATCGGGCTCGCCGTGATCGCGTTGCCTTGTCTTCTCTATGCAATGGATCTTACAGTTCTTTATCTCGCGGTTCCCCATCTGACCGAAGACTTAAAACCTTCCGGTTCTCAACTTCTTTGGATCGTAGACATCTACGGTTTCTTGGTCGCGGGTTTTCTCGTAACGATGGGGACCTTAGGGGATCGTATCGGAAGAAGAAAACTTCTTATGATCGGAGCCTTTGCTTTTGGAGTCGCCTCGGTTCTCGCGGCGTTTTCCAAAACCGCGGAAATGCTGATCGCGACCCGAGCTTTACTCGGAATTACCGCGGCGACTTTAGCTCCTTCGACTCTATCACTGATTCGTAATATGTTTTTGGACTCAAATCAGAGAACCGTGGCGATCGGAATCTGGGGAACTAGTTTTTCCATCGGAGGCGCCATCGGTCCCTTGATCGGAGGATTGCTTCTGGAACATTTTTGGTGGGGCTCCGTGTTTCTTTTGAGCGTCCCTGTCATGGTTCTTCTTTTGATCGTCGGACCGAAACTTTTACCGGAATTCAAAGATCCATACGCGGGCAGCCTGGATATTCTCAGCGCCGCCCTTTCCCTCCTATCCGTACTTTCGGTCATCTTCGGTTTAAAGCAGGTTGCGGAAAACGGATGGGGAATTGTCTCCTTTCTTTCGATCGTCTTTGGACTGTTAGTTGGCGTGATTTTTATTCGCAGACAAAAAAGACTAAAGGATCCGATGATCGACCTGGAACTTTTTAAGGTCCCGGCTTTCAGCGCGGCTCTTATCGCAAATAGTCTTACTATCTTTGTCGGTCTGGGAAGTTTTCTCTTCTTAGCACAATATCTTCAGCTCGTCCTCGGCTTGTCTCCAATGGAAGCCGGACTCTGGACTCTTCCATCCGCCGCCGGAAACGTCGTAGGCTCGATGACGGTGCCTATGCTCGTAAGAAAGATACGCCCCATTTTTGTAGTCGCCGCCGGTTTGGTTTTAACGGTAATCGGAATGCTTTTCTATTCGCTCGTAACGGATCAAACTGGACTTAGCTACGTAGTCATCGGTTCCGTAATCCTTTCTCTGGGAATCTGTTCCGTGGTAATTTTAGGAACGGACGTGATCGTTGGTTCGGCCCCTCCGGAAAAAGCCGGAGCCGCCGCTTCCATTTCGGAGACCGGAGTTGAATTCGGAGGTGTGCTCGGAATCGCAGTTTTAGGAAGTATCGGAACCGCAGTTTACAAAAGTAGAATGAAGAACATCCTTCCGGAGGGAATCAGTCCTGAATCCATGGAGGCCGCCAAAGGAACGTTAGGCGCCGCTGTCGCAATCGCTAAGGAATTACCGGAACAATTAGGCCCTTCGCTTCTCATTCCCGCCAAACAAGCGTTTACCGATTCATTTCAGTTGGTCGCAGTCCTTTGCGCGGGAATTGCTTTAATTTTGGCGATCGCGGTAATCGCTCTACGCAAGAGTTTGGAAAAAGGAGAAGAAGTATGA
- a CDS encoding SRPBCC family protein, which yields MREKEKQLSAKISEREIVSMRIFDAPIDLVFKAWTAPEHLKLWWGPKDFTNTFHEFDLRPGGNWKFVMHGPDGTDYENHSVFVEINKPERLVFEHVSQHHYVATITFEEIENQTKVAFSMLFDTREEFDRIKKYIEIGNEQNFDRLEAELVRMEN from the coding sequence ATGAGGGAAAAAGAAAAACAACTATCCGCAAAAATTTCGGAAAGAGAAATCGTAAGTATGCGGATCTTCGACGCACCCATCGATCTGGTTTTCAAGGCTTGGACGGCTCCGGAACATTTAAAACTCTGGTGGGGACCAAAAGATTTTACGAATACGTTTCACGAATTCGATCTTAGACCCGGAGGGAATTGGAAATTCGTGATGCACGGACCTGACGGAACCGACTACGAAAACCACAGCGTCTTTGTGGAGATTAATAAACCGGAACGACTCGTCTTTGAACACGTATCCCAACATCACTACGTAGCCACGATTACATTCGAGGAAATCGAAAATCAAACCAAGGTCGCATTTTCTATGTTATTCGATACTCGGGAAGAATTCGATAGAATAAAAAAATACATAGAGATCGGAAACGAGCAAAACTTTGATAGGCTGGAAGCGGAACTTGTAAGAATGGAGAATTGA